The region GGCGCCCGTGTGGTGCCGCGCAGGCCCGAAAGTTCACGTCGCCACACGTGAAGCGGTGGACCTACAACGCCCGTTGCGTCGGCGAGGCACGCCACGAACTGCGCCGCGTACTCGACGCATGGGGCCTGGGTGACCTGGCCGACCGCGCGGAACTCGTCCTCTCCGAGCTGCTCACCAACGCTGTCCGCCACACCGTCCCCCCTCCCGACTGCGAGATCGAGACACGGTACGAACTGCTGCCGGCCGGCGTACGCATCGAGGTCCACGACGCCGACGAGACCCGGCCGGCGGCGCAGATTCCGTCGGCGGACGAGGAGTGCGGGCGCGGCCTCGCCCTTGTCGACGCGCTGACCGGTGCGCGCTGGGGAGTCGGAGATCGGATGGGCATCGGAAAGCTGGTGTGGGCGGTACTGGAACGGGACGCCGACGAAGCGCCGTCCCCGCGCAAAGAGGAGATCGGAAAGTGAACAAGGCCCTGACCTGGACCATAGCCACGACGACCGGTGACACGGTCACCGGCTATCTGCCGACCTGGGCGGACGACGATCCGACCGCCACGGACGTACCCCCCGATCAACTCCCCGTCTCGCTCGCCGACGTCAGCCACCGGGCCGACTTCGACGGCCAATTCCTCGGCGTCCACAACCCCGCGTCGCCGAACGGTGACACCGAGGGGACAGAGCAGCGTGTCCTGTGGGGCGTTCTGGTCTGCGACCCCTACGCCGAAGATCCGGACCCCCGTGTACCGGTCGTCAACGTGGCGATCGTTGACGACTACTGGATCAATCACCTCGACCCGGACGGCCTCGCCGAGGTCGTCGCCAAGCTACGAGCCCAGGCGGACCGCCTCGACCACGAGATACGTCCCCAACTCGTCGCCGCCCGAGCCGATTGGGCTGCTCGCCGCACGGCCTGAACGCACCGCTCCCTCCGCCTGCCGCGCACCCCGCGCGACGTCGGAGGGTGCAGTGCGTTCAGGCGTCGGCGCTTACGGCAGCGTCTCGGCGTCGACCCGCGAGAAGATGAGGTCGCTCTCGCCGTCGACCGGCCCGCGCCAGCGGATCGGTACCGCGGCCGGCCCGCGCAGGGCTGTTGGATACGTAGCTGCCGCGTACTCATTGGCCAGCCGGTAGACGTGGAAGCCGTGTCCCCGCATCGTGTCCAGCAGCTCTTTCACCGATTCGCCGAGTTGCGCCATACGGTCGGGGGTGACCTCGACGGTGACCTCGGCGTCGGGGCGTAGCCGGTCCAGCAGTGGGGCCATGCCGCGTACGACGCTGCCCTCCGCGCCCTCGACATCCACCTTGACGACGCGGGCCGTGGCGATCTCGTCCTCTTCGAGCACGTCCGGCAGCGGGAAGGCCTCTATGTCGAAGGTCGACTCCACCGGCCCCTCCCACGGGACGATGCTGTTCGCGCCCATGTTCGCGGAGCTGGAGAGGATGAAGGTCAGCGTCTGCTGCTTGTCGGAGACCGCGGTCTGGGCGATGCGGATGTTCTCGCAGCCGTTGAGGGCGGCGTTCTGCGCCAGCCGCCGCGTGAAATCCTGTGACGCCTCGATCGCGACGACCCGTCCTTGCGGGCCGACCAGCCCGGAGGCCAGCACGCTGAAATAGCCGATGTTGGCGCCGACGTCCACGAAAGTGTCCCCGGGCTTGAGCCGGCGCCGGAGCCACTGCGTCATCCGCGGCTCCCACACCCCGAACAGGTACAGGTACCGCTGGATGAGGTCCTGCGTATCGACGGCGAAGCTCGCGCCGACTGCGGTCTCGGTCACCCGCTTCCGCGGCTCGTCGCGGAGTCGCGGATTGAGGTAGCGGCCGGCCAGCGCCCCCGCGCCGAGCGCCCCGGGCGCGTTGCGCACGTACCACCGCCCGAGCGTGACCAGGGCCTCTGATGTGGGGCTGCTCATCCGATCGCCTCTCCGCCGCCTACCTCGCCGCACGGTAGCACCGAGCCCCCACGGCCCCTCTAAAATCCTCAAGACGTCTTTACGACTCGTCGGCGGGGGATGGCCTTGGACACGTCCGATCAGCTCTTAACGATCCTGGCTGTCCTGCTCGGCGCCATGACCACGTACGTGACGAACTACTGGACCGAGCGGCAACGCATCCGCCGCGAGCTGGTGACCCGCTGGGACGGCAAGAAGCTGGACGCCTACGAGAACTACGTCGACCGCGTCCGCGCAGCAGTCTTCCTGGCCGTCGAGTTGTACGAGCACCGCGAGGGCATTCGGGCGAGCGACGACCCGGAGCCGCAGCTCCGCGTCCAGCTCATCGACGCGATCCGCCTGCAAGGCCGCGCCTTCGAGCGCATCATGCTCCTGGCCGGCGACGAGGTGATCGAGGCCGCCCACGACCTGAACGCCGCCTCCCGCGCGGTCGACTGGCAGGCGACGGGCAGGACCCCCGGCACCCTGGACGACTGGCGCGACCGCAACCGCGCGGTCTTCGCGGCGATCAACACCTTCCACGAAGCCGCCCGTGTGGACCTCGGCGTCTCCGGCTCGGTGACGGGTGGCGTCCACCCGGAGCGGGACTTGCTGCTCCCGCCAGTTCGCCAGCCCGGTGATCACTGATGCGTGGGCTCGGGGGTCGAGGGGGCCGAGCGCCCACCAACCGGGGGATGACCGAAATGCCCGAGTCTCGCAAAGTAAGTAAAAACCGCTCCTCCGCGTCGTAGAGTCCCTGGTCAGCTCCTGTGCTCCCCGCACCCGCGGGGCTGTTCCCATCGCGTTCTGTTCTCCCGAGGTGACAGTCTCGTGCTCCCCGCACCCGCGGGGCTGTTCCCGGCGAGGAAGTCCACCCCCACCCCGAGTGCACGTGCTCCCCGCACCCGCGGGGCTGTTCCCTCGACCCCGAGCAGGACCTCCCCGAGGACCAGGTGCTCCCCGCACCCGCGGGGCTGTTCCCAGCGCTGCCGCTGATGCGCGACATCGGGAACGGTGCTCCCCGCACCCGCGGGGCTGTTCCCTTCTTCCGGCTGACCCGCCGGATGTCGATCCCGTGCTCCCCGCACCCGCGGGGCTGTTCCCTTCTTCCGGCTGACCCGCCGGATGTCGATCCCGTGCTCCCCGCACCCGCGGGGCTGTTCCCGGGTTCTGTATGCGCCGATGGTTCGCCAGGTAGTGCTCCCCGCACCCGCGGGGCTGTTCCCCGCACCGCCGATCTTCGCACCGGTCGACAAGGGTGCTCCCCGCACCCGCGGGGCTGTTCCCCGGGTCGTCCGCATCCCGGATGACGACTGGAAGTGCTCCCCGCACCCGCGGGGCTGTTCCCTTCGATGCTGAGGAGCCGGCCGGTGTGTGTGAGTGCTCCTCGCACCCGCGGGGCTGTTCCCCCCGCCGCCGCCTGGTACAGCGGCCTGAACCGGTGCTCCCCGCACCCGCGGGGCTGTTCCCGAGTACGGCAACCCGGTGCTGCGCACCAGGAAGTGCTCCCCGCACCCGCGGGGCTGTTCCCCCGGCACGTCGTCACCGAGGTGCCGCCCATCGGTGCTCCCCGCACCCGCGGGGCTGTTCCCGCGCTCGGTAGCCACATGGCAAGAGTGCCGGTGTGCTCCCCGCACCCGCGGGGCTGTTCCCGCTCACGTGGAAGCGGGCCGTGCCGTGCACGAGTGCTCCCCGCACCCGCGGGGCTGTTCCCTCCGCGACGCTGATGACGTCGGCCTTAAGGGTGTGCTCCCCGCACCCGCGGGGCTGTTCCCAAGGTCACCTTCCCCTACGCCCTGCCGGGCGGGTGCTCCCCGCACCCGCGGGGCTGTTCCCTCCGGCACGGGGCATGAGCAGCGCGTCGGCCTGTGCTCCCCTCACCCGCGGGGGGCTGTTCCCATCATGCTCGACCGGCACATGCCCAAGCACAAGTGCTCCCCGCACCCGCGGGGCTGTTCCCTGTGCGTCGTCCACGGCGTTGCCGACGACGGTGTGCTCCCCGCACCCGCGGGGCTGTTCCCACCAACGCGCTCCGCCACAAGCAGTGGCGTCACGTGTTCCCCGCACCCGCGGGGCTGTTCCCGGGTCGGGGACGTAGTCGCCCTGGTGGTGCCCGTGCTCCCCGCACCCGCGGGGCTGTTCCCGGGTCGGGGACGTAGTCGCCCTGGTGGTGCCCGTGCTCCCCGCACCCGCGGGGCTGTTCCCGGGTCGGGGACGTAGTCGCCCTGGTGGTGCCCGTGCTCCCCGCACCCGCGGGGCTGTTCCCTACATGAACCGCCTGGGCCGCTGGGCGAACCAGTGCTCCCCGCACCCGCGGGGCTGTTCCCTGGCCCGCGCGCCAAGCGCCTGGCGCCAAAGAGTGCTCCCCGCACCCGCGGGGCTGTTCCCGCTGTGCCCAAAGCTGTTGCGACCTGCTGCACGTGCTCCCCGCACCCGCGGGCCTGTTCCCGGCAGTCGCAGCCCCCCGCGCGACAATCATGCGTGCTCCTCGCACCCGCGGGGCTGTTCCCGAGTTCACCGGCGAGGTCCACGCCGGGTACGAGTGCTCCCCGCACCCGCGGGGCTATTCCCTACGCCGTCTTCCGGGATGCGGCCACTGTGCTGTGCTCCCCGCGCACGCAGGGCTGTTCCCTGCGGTCAGCGCACGCTGAGTTAGCGCGGGGCGTGCTCCCCGCGCCCGCGGGGCTTCGGCGCCCGGAAGACGGTCCGAAGGCGTCGAGCCTGCGGACCGTCGGCGGTAAAGGACGGCGCGGCGGTCGAATCAGCGACGTCACAGCCTCCCGCGGCACGAGTGGTCCCCCCCACGAGATCGATTGCCGCCCTCTTTCGATCAAAAACGGTCAGTTTTGGTCACTTCGTCAGATCATCACCCCGGCCATACATCGGCGATGTCGAATATGCCAGTGACCGTGAACCACACCTCCTTTAGCGCAGCCTTCGACGGGCTGTCCGTGGCCGCGCGGCGGGCGTGGGGGAAGCACGACAGGAAGACGGATGGGTGGCTGCCGCTCAGGCAGCACATGGCGGACAGCGGTGCGGTCGCGGGGAAGCTGTGGGACGAGTGGCTGCCGGGCAACATCAAGGGGCTCATCGGCGAGGCGTTGCCTGACGGGACGGATGACGGGCGGCGGATCGTCGTCTGGTTGGCGGCTGTGCACGATGCAGGGAAGGCGACCCCGGCGTTCGCCTGTCAGGTGGAATCCCTCGCGGACGCGATGCGCGGGGTCGGGCTTGAGATGCCGTATCAGAAGCAGTTCGGCGAAAGCCGGAAGTTGGCACCGCACGGGCTGGCCGGGCAACTGCTCATCCAGGAGTGGTTGTCGGAGCGCCACGGATGGTCCGCAAGGATCAGCGGGCAGTTCGCGATCGTCGCCGGCGGCCACCACGGTGTACCCCCTGGGCACCAGAGGATTCATGACTTGCTGCTGCACCCGGAGTTGCTACGGACTCCGGGTACGAGCGAGGCTACGTGGAAAGGCCTCCAGTTCGAGTTGCTGGACGCGTGCGCGCGGGCAGCGGGAGTCGAGGGACGGTTCTGGTCGTGGAAGGCGGTGAAGCTCCCGCAGCCGGTTCAAGTGGCGCTCACGGCCATAGTGATCCTCTCCGACTGGATCGCGAGTTCCGCCGAGCTCTTCCCCTACGCATCCCTGGATGGGAAGGGCAGGGGCTCGGCCGAGGAGCGGCTGGCCGCGGCCTGGAGGGGGCTTGACCTCCCGGCGGCCTGGGCGCCCGAAGAGCCCAACGGCACAGCCGCGGAGTTGTTCGCGGCTCGGTTCGATCTCCCGGCAGGTGCTGCCATCAGGCCGGTGCAGGAAGAGGCTGTGCGGCTCGCCCGGGAGATGGACCCCGTGGGCCTGCTGATCATCGAGGCGCCGATGGGTGAAGGCAAGACGGAGGCCGCGCTCGCTGCCGCGGAGATCCTGGCCGCGCGTACGGGCGCGGGCGGCTGCCTGGTGGCGCTGCCGACGCGGGCGACCGGCGACGCGATGTTCGCCCGCCTGCTCAAGTGGCTCGACCGCCTCCCGGACGACGGCCCGCGCTCCGTGTTCCTGGCGCACGCCAAGGCTGCGCTGAACGACGCATGGGCGGGATTGGTACGCAGAGGCAACCGTACGATCGCGGCTGTCGACGCGGACGGACCGCAGAACGTGTCCGCTCCCGGCACGAGAGTACGGATCAACCCGTCGGGCCTGCAGGCGCACCAGTGGCTTCGGGGGCGCAAGAAGGGGATGCTGGCGTCGTTCTCGGTCGGCACGATCGACCAAGTGCTCTTCGCCTCGCTCAAGAGCCGCCATCTTGCGTTACGCCACCTCGCCCTCGCGGGCAAGGTGGTGGTGATCGACGAAGTCCACGCGTACGACGCCTACATGAGCAGCTACCTGGAGCGCGTACTGGAGTGGCTGGCCGCCTACCGTGTCCCGGTCATCCTGCTGTCCGCGACCCTTCCCGCGCCGCGGCGGCGTGCACTCGCCCAGGCATACGCGGGGGAGGGCGTGGCGGTCGGCGGCGTTTCCGAGGACGCGTATCCGCTGCTCACGGCTGTTTCGCGGGACGGGGGCGTACGTGAGGTGCGGCCGGCCGCCGCCTCCGGCCGCCGAGCCGATATACAACTGCAGTCCATCGACGACGACTTGACGACCCTCGTGCTCCGCCTGGAGGCGGAGCTGGCCGATGGCGGCTGCGCCCTGGTCGTACGGAACACGGTCGACCGGGTCCTGAGCGCGGCGGAGCGTCTGCAGGACCGCTTCGGCAAGGACCGGGTCACAGTCCTGCACTCCCGCTTCCTGGCCGCCGACCGGGCAGCCAAGGACGCCGAGCTGCTGGCGGTGTTCGGTCCGAACGGGCGACGGCCCGAAGGAGCGCACATCGTGGTGGCGAGCCAGGTCGTGGAGCAGTCCCTGGACATTGACTTCGACCTGCTGGTCACCGATCTGGCCCCGGTGGACCTGATGCTGCAGCGGATGGGGCGTCTGCACCGTCATCCGCGGACCAGGCCGAGCCGGCTGCGTACGCCGCGCTGCCTCGTCACCGGCACGGACTGGTCGGGTGATCCGCCGGAGCCGATACGCGGGTCGACCGGAATCTACGGCGGCTCGTACCTGCTGCTCCGGGCGCTTGCCGTCCTTCGGCCGCACCTGGAAGGGCGGCCCCTGCGGATCCCGGAGGACATCAGCCCGCTCGTCCAGGCGGCTTACGGCGAGGGCCAAGTGGGTCCGGGGGAGTGGGCCGCGGCCCTGGGCGAGAGCCGTACGGCGTATCGGGAGCTGCTGGCAGGGAAGCGCGAGCGTGCGGAGGTTTTCCGGCTCGGCCCCGTGCGACGGGCGGGGCGTCCGGTGATCGGCTGGGTCGACGCGGGAGTCGGCGATGCGGACGACACCCGAGAGGGGCGCGCCCAGGTACGGGACAGCGAGGAGAGTGTCGAGGTGCTGGTGATCCAGCGCCGCCGGGACGGGACGTTGTCCACCGTGCCCTGGCTGGACAAGGGGCGGGGCGGACTGGATCTCCCCGAGCACGCCCCGCCGTCCCCGAAAGCGGCCGGGGCCGTGGCCGCCAGCGCGCTGACACTCCCGTGGCACTTCTCCAAGCCGTGGGTCATCGACCGCACCATCGCAGAGCTGGAGCGCTTCCAGATCGACGCGTGGCAGGTCAAGGAATGCCCCTGGCTGGCCGGGGAGTTGCTGCTCGTCCTCGACGAGGACTGTCAGACCCGCCTGTCAGGCTTCGACATCCGGTACAGCCGGTCCGACGGGCTCATGGTGACGCCTGTCGGAGCACCTCACACAAGGGTGGTGGACCGCGTGTCCTCCTTCGACCTGGTCTCCCGGCCGTGGCTTCCCGTACAGCGGCAGGACGGGACGACGGTGGAGCTGTCCCTGCGGGACGTCTTCGCCGAGGCGGGACGGCTGCGGCGTCTCGTCGGGGACGTGCCCACGCAGGAATTCGCACTGCTCCGGCTGCTTCTCGCGATCCTGCACGACGCCGTGGACGGCCCGCCGGAGATCGAGGACTGGGGTGAGCTCTGGGAGTCCGACGACGCGTTCGGCGCGGTCCCGGGCTACCTCGAACGCCACCGCGACCGGTTCGACCTGCTCCACCCCCGCCACCCCTTCTTCCAAGTAGCCGATCTGCACACGGAGAAGGACGAGGTCGGGCCGTTGAACCGGATCGTCGCCGACGTCCCGAACGGTGATCCGTTCTTCAGCATGCGGCAGCCCGGCCCGGAGAGGCTGACCTTCGCGGAGGCGGCCCGATGGCTGGTGCACGCCCACGCCTTCGACCTGTCGGGTATCAAATCGGGCGCGGTCGGCGATCCGCGGGTCAAGGGCGGCAAGGGCTATCCGCAGGGAGTCGGGTGGGCGGGCAACCTCGGTGGCGTCTTCGCCGAAGGCGCCACCCTGCGGGAGACTCTGCTGCTCAACCTCATCGCCGGGGACAACGACTTCCTCCAGGCGGAGAAGGACGACAGGCCCGCGTGGCGCCGGCCCCCGTCAGGACCCGAGCCGATCGGGGCCGACCCGGACGAGCCGCGCCCGTCGGGTCCGCGGGACCTCTACACCTGGCAGAGCCGGCGCGTACGGCTGCACGCCACCGACGACGGCGTCACCGGAGCCGTCCTCGCCTACGGCGACGCCCTCGCGCCCCACAACAAGCACGGCCGCGAAGCCATGACGGGCTGGCGCCGCAGCGCGCCGCAGGAGAAGAAGCTCGGGCTGCCGAAGGTGTTCATGCCCCGGCAGCACGACCCGGCGCGCGCCGCTTGGCGCGGGCTCGCGGCGCTCCTCGGCGACCAGGGCAGGCAGCGCGAGAGCCCGGAACAGCGGCAGGACACCGAGAGGTCGCTGCCACCGGGGATCGTCGAATGGATCTCCCGGCTCGCCGTCGAGGACTACCTGCCCCAGCAGAGCCTCATCCGTACGCGGATCGTCGGCGCGAAGTACGGCACACAGCAGTCCGTCATCGACGAGATCGTGGACGACGCGGTGCTGCTCCCGGTCGTCGTGCTGCACGAGGAACGACCTCTGTACGGGCGGGCGGCGGTCGACGCCGTGGCCGACGCCGACGCAGCGGTCACCGCGCTCGGACACCTCGCGGGCAACCTGGCCCGAGCCGTCGGCACCGAACCCGGCCCCGCGACGGACACGGCGCGGGACCTCGGTTTCGCCGCGCTGGACGGCCCGTACCGCCGCTGGCTGAGCGGGCTGGGCAGGAGTTCGGACCCGCTGCGGTCCCGTGGCGACTGGCAGGAGACCGTGTCCGAAACGGTCCGCGGCCTTGGCCGCCAACTGCTCGACAGCGCGGGTCCCGCTGCGGGTGAGGGGCGGCTGTCGGAGATGCCGGACGGCAGCACCCGCTGGGTGAACGACGCACAGGCGGACCTGTGGTTCCGCATGCGTCTCAACGTCGTGCTGCCGGAAGCGACGGCCAGGCGCGCGGCGACGAGCGGGTTCGCCGCGCAGACGCCAGACGACGAAGCAACGGAGCCACCGCAATGACAGCCAACGCTGCTGCCGCACGCCCGTCCGCACCCGGCCGGCGCGAGCGCGGCCCGGTCGCCCAAGCCGCCGACCACCGCATCGAACGCCTCCAGTACGGCTACCGCGAGGACCACCCCTCCGCCGTCTCGACGCTTGCCCGACTGCGACGGGGTGCCGGCCGCCCGGCGCACGACGTACCGGACCTGTGGGGTCTGACCGGGACCGATGAGTTGTCGGACGCGCTCGGGACGCTCTCCGAGGACGAGCGGCGACGGTTCGACCACGACCGGGCCGAGGAAGCGCTGCACCTTGCGGTGACGCTGTGGGCCCTGCACCAGCAGTCCCACCGCGAGGCCGACATGCATCTGCCGGGGCGTGGTCTGGGGAGAGCGGTGCGCATCCTGATGATCCCGGTGTCCGGCAGCGCGGAGCGAGCCGTCGACGCGGGGCGCGGCATCGAAGGCAGCAAGGCGCGGGCCGAACCGGAGCTCGACGAGCCCCTGCGCAGGCGGTTCGTGCGTGCGGGTACGTCGAGTTCGTTCGACGGGCTCGCACAACGTCTGCGCGAGATCGTGCTGTTGCTGCGGCGGTCAGCCGTCGCTCTGGACTACGGGCTGCTGGCCGATCAGCTCTACCGCTGGCAGCAGCCCGCTCAGCGTGCGGAAGTCCGGCGTGAATGGGGCCGCGATTTCCACCTCGCCGGTCTGACCCGCGGTACGGACGCGCGGCCGGACTGACGTGTTCCCCGACTTCATGAACCCCCTCTTAGGAATCGATCACTCGTGACGCAATTCGACCCCGCCACCCGGACGATCCTCGACGTCCACATCCTCCAGACCGTGCCGCCGAGCAACATCAACCGGGATGACACCGGTTCGCCCAAGACCGCGGTCTACGGCGGCGTCCGCCGCTCCCGCGTCTCCAGCCAGGCCTGGAAGCGCGCGACCAGGAAGAAGTTCGAGGAACTGCTGGACCCCTCGGAACTGGGCGTCCGGACGAAGAAGGTCGCCGAGGCGCTGGCCGACCGCCTGGCCGCCCTCGACCCGTCGCTGGACCGGGCGACGGCTCTGGAACTCGCCGCCGAGTCCCTGCGCAATGCGACCGGCTCCAAGATCGAGGCGCCGAAGCGCAAGATCAAGGACGGTGAGCCGGATCCGGCGCCGGAGTCCTCCTACCTGATGTTCCTCAGCGCACAACAGCTCGATTCGCTGGCGGAGTTGACAGTGAAGGGCGCCGAGGGGAAGGGCGACATCAAGGTCCTCAAGGAGTTCTTCAAGGCAAAGGAGAACAAGGTCCGCGCCCGTCAACTGGTCGACAGCGGGCACTCGGTGGACATCGCCCTATTCGGCCGCATGGTCGCCGACGCCACCGACCTCAACGTCGAAGCGGCCACCCAGGTCGCGCATGCCCTCAGCGTGCACGCCGTCGACAACGAGTCGGACTACTACACCGCCGTCGACGACAGGAACACCGACGCAGAGACCGGGGCCGGCATGATCGGTGTCGTCGACTTCAACTCCTCCACCCTGTACCGGTACGCGGCACTCGACGTGAACCGCCTGCACGCCAACCTTGGCGCCGGACTGAGGGAGGACGAGCCGTCCGGCGCTCCGACCCGGCGCGCGGTCGAGGCCTTCCTCGAAGGCTTCATCACCTCCCTGCCCACCGGCAAGGTCAACACTTTCGGCAACCACACCCTGCCGACCGCCGTCATCGTCAAGCTCCGCACGAAGCGGCCCATCAGCTTCGTCGCCGCCTTCGAAAGGGCGGTGCCCCAGGGCCCGGAGGGCGGCTTCGTCCGGGAGGCGTGCACACGCCTGGCCCGCTTCGTACCGGACCTGGAGAAGGCGTACGGCGTCGCGGACGCCGACAGCACCTGGGTCGTACGGGTCGGCGAGGACGCCGAACCGCTGACCGGGCTCGGACAGGAAACGGACATCGCCGGACTCGTCTCGTCGGTGGGCGCGGCGGTGGCGGACCGGCTGGGGCCCGGGGCATGAGCGTGCTCCTGCTGCGACTGGCCGGCCCTCTCCAGGCCTGGGGATCGGCGGCCCGCTTCGTGCGCCGCACCACCGAGAACGCGCCCACCAAGAGCGGTGTTCTCGGCCTGCTCGCCGCCGCCGAAGGCCGTCCTCGTGAGGCGGACCTCTCCGACCTGGCCGCGCTGCGCTACGGCGTACGTGTCGACCAGCCCGGAACGCGCACAAGGGACTTCCAGACGGCGCGCCATTTCGTCAGCGGCAAGTCCATGCCGCTGTCCGAGCGCTTCTACCTGGCCGACGCCGTGTTCGTGGCGGCCGTCGAGGGCGACCGGGACGACATCCACCGCCTGCACGCTGCCGTTCAGGAACCGGTGTATCTGCCGTACCTGGGGCGCCGGTCGTGTCCCCCGGCGGCGCCCCTCGACCTGGGCGTACGTGACGACGTCGACCTAATCGGTGCGATGGAGCAGGCTCCGTGGCAGGCCTCCCCCTGGTACCGGGCCAGGACGCGTACGCAGGGTGAACTCACCCTGCTCGTCGACAGCCTGCCGGGCGAGACGCCGGAACTCAGCCTGCGCGACGAGCCGCTCAGCTTCGATCCGCGGCACCGGCGGTACGGACTTCGCGGTATCTCCTCGCGGCCGGTGACCGCCCCGGATCCGGGGCCGGCCCGACAGCCGTACGACCACGATCCGACCTCCGTCCTGGGAACCGCGTGATGTACCTGACCCGCTTCCGTATCAACACCGCCCGCCGCGAGGGGCGGGGACTGCTCGGCTCCCCGCACCGCATGCATGCCGCGGTGAACATGTCCTTCCCCGACCTGCCGGCACGTGAGGGAACGGGTCCGCGAGTGCTGTGGCGCGTCGACCGGAACTCCGCCGCCGAAGTGCTGCTGTTCGTCGTCAGCCCCTCACGCCCCGACCTCACACACCTCGTGGAGCAGGCGGGTTGGCCCGCCGCCTCCGAGACACCGGGCTGGCAGACGTACGACTACGGTTCGTTCCTGGACCGGATCACCGCGGGCAGCACGTGGTCCTTTCGCCTCACCGCCAACCCGGTGCACTCCATCCGCCGCAAGGAAGGGGAACCCACCAAGCGCACGGCGCACATCACGGCCCGGCACCAGACGGCGTGGCTGCTCGACCGGCAGATCGACGCGGGATTCACCGTTGCGGCGAAGGAACCGGCCGCGCGGCTTCTGGAGCGCGGCGACGAGCACCAGTTGGTCATCCGCGACAAGCGGGACCTGCAGTTCGCCAAGGCGTCCGAGCGCCGGACCGTCACGCTCACCGCCGTCACGTACGACGGTCGGCTCACCGTCACCGACCCCGATGTCCTGCGCCGCACCCTCACCCAGGGGCTCGGCAAGGCGAAGGCGTACGGCTGCGGTCTCATGACGCTCGCGCCGGTGCGGTGACCGGTGGCCACCGTCGGCCGGCGGGGGGCTGCCACCCCGCGTGAACTCACCCGGGTCGGTGACCGGATCTCCTTCGTCTACCTGGAGCGATGTGTCGTCCATCGCGACGACAACGCGATCACTGCCGAGGACGCGGACGGGGTCACCCACATTCC is a window of Streptomyces sp. NBC_01477 DNA encoding:
- the cas5e gene encoding type I-E CRISPR-associated protein Cas5/CasD translates to MSVLLLRLAGPLQAWGSAARFVRRTTENAPTKSGVLGLLAAAEGRPREADLSDLAALRYGVRVDQPGTRTRDFQTARHFVSGKSMPLSERFYLADAVFVAAVEGDRDDIHRLHAAVQEPVYLPYLGRRSCPPAAPLDLGVRDDVDLIGAMEQAPWQASPWYRARTRTQGELTLLVDSLPGETPELSLRDEPLSFDPRHRRYGLRGISSRPVTAPDPGPARQPYDHDPTSVLGTA
- the cas6e gene encoding type I-E CRISPR-associated protein Cas6/Cse3/CasE; this encodes MYLTRFRINTARREGRGLLGSPHRMHAAVNMSFPDLPAREGTGPRVLWRVDRNSAAEVLLFVVSPSRPDLTHLVEQAGWPAASETPGWQTYDYGSFLDRITAGSTWSFRLTANPVHSIRRKEGEPTKRTAHITARHQTAWLLDRQIDAGFTVAAKEPAARLLERGDEHQLVIRDKRDLQFAKASERRTVTLTAVTYDGRLTVTDPDVLRRTLTQGLGKAKAYGCGLMTLAPVR
- the cas7e gene encoding type I-E CRISPR-associated protein Cas7/Cse4/CasC, whose protein sequence is MTQFDPATRTILDVHILQTVPPSNINRDDTGSPKTAVYGGVRRSRVSSQAWKRATRKKFEELLDPSELGVRTKKVAEALADRLAALDPSLDRATALELAAESLRNATGSKIEAPKRKIKDGEPDPAPESSYLMFLSAQQLDSLAELTVKGAEGKGDIKVLKEFFKAKENKVRARQLVDSGHSVDIALFGRMVADATDLNVEAATQVAHALSVHAVDNESDYYTAVDDRNTDAETGAGMIGVVDFNSSTLYRYAALDVNRLHANLGAGLREDEPSGAPTRRAVEAFLEGFITSLPTGKVNTFGNHTLPTAVIVKLRTKRPISFVAAFERAVPQGPEGGFVREACTRLARFVPDLEKAYGVADADSTWVVRVGEDAEPLTGLGQETDIAGLVSSVGAAVADRLGPGA